From Coffea arabica cultivar ET-39 chromosome 2e, Coffea Arabica ET-39 HiFi, whole genome shotgun sequence, the proteins below share one genomic window:
- the LOC113729205 gene encoding uncharacterized protein, giving the protein MTLEPHGLHYYSIAEPFNTDTTTQGKAEAGKSSASIDKNLLKRLDRFEEFIRKSQGLNKQGGLDYNELCLFPDMQLPMGFKTPKFSKYDGTGNPKTHLRMFANKLGKPIDDENLPVRLFPESLEGDALDWYSNLKPEDMRTWMDLSTAFVRQYEYNCELAPTRTTLEGTKRKPSEDHKTYAKRWRKLAAKVEPPMTEDEIVRTFIKSHDPPYFEEIFRMTGCSFAAIINKLEEYDEYVKAGNIVSVSALKSQLDALQGQSNNGREPQRKKKEEETTFVWGKGPLSRPRSQRYHTYSSRYPNPRPVYHTTTNHPRPQPNYASPPTMPFPISQNNPQIRLRLPYNPRSTPPNQQTYNPPQTNKIQKPGRSRTFTNLGRPIDQLYEQLKAAGEIDDIPPPNYSRRGLSAGYDPQAACAYHSGAPGHSTSNCWVLKHKIQDMIEAGDIVLRKREEQGLSISTNPFPKHKDISEAFTPQ; this is encoded by the coding sequence ATGACACTCGAACCTCATGGACTACATTATTACTCTATCGCTGAGCCATTTAACACGGATACCACCACCCAGGGGAAAGCAGAAGCTGGGAAGTCGTCTGCGTCGATAGATAAGAATTTGCTAAAGCGATTGGATCGGTTTGAGGAGTTCATaaggaaaagccaaggtttgaacaaacaaggaggTCTGGACTACAACGAGCTGTGCCTATTTCCGGATATGCAATTGCCCATGGGTTTCAAAACGCCCAAGTTTAGCAAGTATGACGGAACGGGCAACCCGAAGACGCATCTCCGaatgttcgccaacaagttgggcaagCCAATAGATGACGAGAATCTACCAGTTCGTTTGTTTCCGGAAAGCTTAGAAGGCGATGCACTGGACTGGTATTCCAATTTAAAGCCCGAAGATATGAGGACATGGATGGACTTATCAACcgcttttgtaaggcaatacgaatacaattgcgagctggctccaacgAGGACCACATTGGAGGGAACCAAGAGGAAACCATCCGAGGACCACAAGACATATgcgaagagatggaggaaattggCCGCCAAGGTGGAGCCTCCCATGACTGAAGATGAGATTGTTCGTACGTTTATCAAATCTCATGACCCGCCCTATTTTGAGGAGATTTTTCGCATGACCGGGTGTTCATTTGCAGCAATTATCAATAAGTTGGAGGAATATGACGAATACGTCAAAGCAGGGAACATTGTCAGTGTATCAGCTTTAAAATCACAATTGGACGCCTTGCAAGGCCAGAGTAATAATGGAAGGGAGCCTCAACGTAAGAAGAAAGAGGAGGAAACAACTTTTGTATGGGGCAAAGGACCGTTGTCAAGACCCAGATCCCAACGTTACCACACATATTCATCTCGCTACCCAAACCCACGCCCTGTTTACCATACTACTACCAATCACCCTCGACCTCAGCCAAACTATGCAAGCCCACCTACAATGCCCTTCCCAATATCTCAAAACAATCCTCAAATTCGACTTCGTCTACCTTATAATCCCAGATCTACTCCACCAAACCAACAGACTTACAACCCTCCTCAAaccaataaaatacaaaaacctGGTCGATCTCGAACTTTTACCAACTTAGGCCGACCCATTGACCAACTGTACGAACAGCTTAAGGCCGCCGGTGAAATCGATGACATACCTCCTCCAAACTACTCTCGTCGAGGTCTCTCTGCTGGGTACGACCCTCAAGCCGCTTGTGCCTACCATTCTGGAGCGCCCGGTCACTCGACCAGTAATTGTTGGGTACTAAAACATAAGATCCAGGACATGATCGAAGCAGGAGATATAGTGttaaggaaaagggaagaacaaGGACTGAGCATAAGTACGAATCCCTTTCCAAAACACAAGGACATCTCTGAGGCATTTACCCCccaatga